A stretch of the Azorhizobium caulinodans ORS 571 genome encodes the following:
- a CDS encoding sigma-70 family RNA polymerase sigma factor, with protein sequence MSEPLSARDDGVAPNASPTTDERAAHNAMILAIAERQDRAAFAALFKHFAPRLKTFLMRSGLSATAAEEIAQETMLSVWRKAGYFDPAKAGAATWIFTIARNLKIDALRRERPVAQLPTEAEDTPDEAPNGEALVLAQEREDKVRAALSRLSADQANIVRLSFFQDKPHAQIAKELGIPLGTAKSRVRLALARLRALLEDIG encoded by the coding sequence ATGAGCGAACCCCTGTCGGCACGGGACGACGGCGTGGCACCCAATGCCTCGCCAACGACGGACGAGCGCGCCGCCCACAACGCCATGATCCTCGCCATTGCGGAGCGGCAGGACCGGGCCGCCTTCGCCGCCCTGTTCAAGCACTTCGCCCCGCGCCTCAAGACCTTCCTCATGCGCTCCGGCCTCTCCGCCACGGCGGCGGAGGAGATCGCGCAGGAGACCATGCTCTCGGTCTGGCGCAAGGCCGGCTATTTCGACCCCGCCAAGGCCGGCGCGGCGACCTGGATCTTCACCATCGCCCGGAATCTCAAGATCGACGCCCTGCGCCGTGAACGCCCGGTGGCGCAGTTGCCCACGGAAGCGGAAGACACGCCGGACGAGGCTCCCAATGGGGAAGCGCTCGTTCTGGCGCAGGAGCGGGAGGACAAGGTGCGCGCCGCCCTCTCCCGTCTCTCGGCCGACCAGGCCAATATCGTTCGCCTGTCCTTCTTTCAGGACAAGCCCCACGCCCAGATCGCAAAGGAACTCGGCATTCCGCTCGGAACCGCGAAATCGCGGGTGCGGCTTGCCCTTGCACGCTTGCGCGCGCTGCTGGAAGACATCGGATGA
- a CDS encoding ChrR family anti-sigma-E factor: protein MTTPHDETLASYAAGTLDAGIRLAVAAHLEAAPKSRARLAHFEAAAGAVLDDLPPTDLASDALDRLLARLDEPEPPPPAPIPVRHAARMPTDVRLPKALEGCSIGRWIWIGPGVRYSAISIPGAPKANVGLVEVGPGRRMPDHGHGGNEITYVISGGFSDENGHYEAGDVCEADESLEHQPVADPEGCLCIIAMDAPMRFKGLLGAVLKPFTG from the coding sequence ATGACGACCCCGCACGACGAAACGCTCGCCAGTTACGCCGCCGGCACGCTCGACGCCGGCATCCGCCTCGCGGTCGCGGCCCATCTGGAGGCCGCGCCGAAGAGCCGTGCCCGCCTCGCCCATTTCGAGGCCGCCGCCGGCGCCGTGCTGGATGACCTGCCGCCAACGGATCTGGCGAGCGACGCCCTCGACCGCCTGCTGGCCCGCCTCGACGAGCCGGAACCGCCGCCGCCCGCGCCTATCCCCGTGCGCCACGCCGCCCGCATGCCGACCGATGTCCGGCTGCCGAAGGCGCTGGAAGGCTGCTCCATCGGCCGCTGGATCTGGATCGGCCCCGGCGTGCGCTACAGTGCCATCTCCATTCCCGGCGCCCCGAAGGCCAATGTCGGCCTCGTGGAAGTGGGCCCCGGCCGGCGCATGCCCGACCACGGACACGGCGGCAACGAGATCACCTATGTGATCTCCGGCGGCTTCTCCGACGAGAACGGCCATTACGAAGCCGGCGACGTGTGCGAGGCGGACGAGAGCCTGGAGCACCAGCCAGTGGCCGATCCGGAAGGCTGCCTGTGCATCATCGCCATGGACGCGCCCATGCGCTTCAAGGGCCTGCTGGGCGCCGTGCTGAAGCCCTTCACCGGCTGA
- a CDS encoding pyridoxal phosphate-dependent decarboxylase family protein: MREPTLDPADWSALRAVFHQAVDDGLAHLQGALDTPVWVAPPGSSKSALYEPLPRTATPAAEVYETFRNHVLPYGVGNVRPAFYGWVHGAGNAEGVLGELMAAFMNCNVGGRAHMANELERVVVDWCKDFTGLPAEASGLLTSGTSMATVLAIATARHVHADGDVGREGVAVAGRGLVGYASTEAHSCIAKAFDLLGLGRNALRAVPVNTAREMDSAALEAMIATDRAAGLKPFMVAATVGTVNTGAIDDIAGIGAIAHREGLWFHVDAAFGIGALFSDAHKAKAAPMARAESIAFDFHKWFQVPYDAGIVLIRDAKAHYETFAGRKEYLASSERGLAAGEPWYCDYGPELSRTFRALKVWFTLKSHGVDGISAIIAKNIAQARYLEDKVAAEPRLELLSPASLNIVCFRYVAPCDTAALNQLNKDIVADLQEAGIAAPSTTTLNGRTAIRVCLANHRTRRQDLDALLAGVLELGARRTAGSVAA, encoded by the coding sequence ATGCGCGAGCCCACCCTCGATCCGGCGGACTGGAGCGCGCTGCGCGCGGTCTTCCATCAGGCGGTGGATGACGGTCTCGCGCATCTTCAAGGTGCACTCGACACCCCCGTCTGGGTGGCGCCGCCGGGCAGCTCCAAGAGCGCGCTCTACGAGCCCCTCCCCCGCACCGCAACGCCCGCCGCAGAAGTCTATGAGACCTTCCGCAACCATGTGCTGCCCTATGGGGTCGGCAATGTGCGGCCGGCCTTCTATGGCTGGGTCCATGGCGCGGGCAATGCGGAAGGCGTGCTGGGCGAGCTGATGGCCGCCTTCATGAATTGCAACGTGGGCGGCCGCGCCCACATGGCGAACGAACTGGAGCGGGTGGTCGTCGACTGGTGCAAGGACTTCACCGGCCTGCCCGCCGAGGCCAGCGGCCTGCTCACCTCCGGCACCTCCATGGCGACCGTGCTCGCCATCGCCACCGCCCGCCACGTCCATGCGGACGGCGACGTCGGCCGCGAGGGTGTTGCCGTCGCCGGGCGCGGCCTCGTGGGCTATGCCTCCACCGAGGCCCATTCCTGCATCGCCAAGGCCTTCGACCTGCTCGGCCTCGGCCGCAATGCCCTGCGCGCCGTACCGGTGAATACAGCGCGGGAGATGGACAGCGCCGCCCTCGAAGCCATGATCGCCACCGACCGCGCCGCCGGCCTCAAGCCCTTCATGGTCGCCGCCACCGTCGGCACCGTGAACACGGGGGCCATCGATGACATCGCCGGCATCGGCGCCATCGCCCATCGTGAAGGCCTGTGGTTCCATGTGGATGCCGCCTTCGGCATCGGCGCCCTGTTCAGCGACGCCCACAAGGCCAAGGCCGCCCCCATGGCGCGGGCGGAGTCCATCGCCTTCGACTTCCACAAGTGGTTTCAGGTGCCCTATGACGCGGGCATCGTGCTGATCCGCGATGCCAAGGCGCATTACGAGACCTTCGCGGGCCGGAAGGAATATCTCGCCAGTTCGGAACGCGGCCTGGCCGCGGGCGAACCCTGGTATTGCGATTACGGTCCGGAACTCTCGCGCACCTTCCGCGCGCTGAAGGTCTGGTTCACGCTGAAGAGCCACGGCGTCGACGGCATCAGCGCCATCATCGCCAAGAACATCGCGCAAGCGCGCTATCTCGAAGACAAGGTGGCCGCGGAGCCGCGCCTTGAGCTGCTCTCACCGGCCAGCCTCAACATCGTGTGCTTCCGCTATGTCGCGCCCTGCGACACAGCCGCGCTGAATCAGCTCAACAAGGACATCGTGGCGGACCTTCAGGAGGCCGGCATCGCTGCCCCCTCCACCACCACGCTGAACGGCCGCACGGCCATCCGGGTCTGTCTCGCCAACCACCGCACCCGCCGTCAGGATCTCGACGCGCTGCTGGCCGGCGTGCTGGAGCTGGGCGCGCGGCGCACCGCCGGCTCAGTGGCCGCCTGA
- a CDS encoding ABC-F family ATP-binding cassette domain-containing protein — MIVLDDISLRIAGRLLLDHASVALPENAHVGVVGRNGAGKTTLFKALMGELELESGAVRLPNRTRIGRVAQEAPAGPDSLLERVLAADTERAALLKEKETATDPHRIAEIEIRLVDIDAHSAPARAARILSGLGFDEAAQARACSEFSGGWRMRVALAALLFTEPDLLLLDEPTNYLDLEGTLWLQDYLAHYPRTVILISHDRDLLDTSVDHILHVFNNKLTLYRGGYSQFDRQRRERLLQDQKARKKQEAQRAHMEAFVARFRAKATKAKQAQSRLKALARMEPLADEISEAPAHISIRHPEKLLSPPIVVFNDVNVGYEPDKPILKKLNLRIDEDDRIALLGPNGNGKSTFAKLLADRLAPQKGSVVRADKLEIAYLAQHQIDELRPGDSPVEHVRRLMPDAPEARVRARAAEMGFSSAAGDTKVSQLSGGEKARLLLGLAAFHGPHLLILDEPTNHLDIEARAALITAINDFPGAIVLVSHDRHLLEACAERLWVVGNGTVKPYEGDLDQYRSEVLSRTGRMTGDGRKDKASDVSDEIPSESDAAAALRRRVRDMEALMAKCEKDIATIDKRLADPKIEKFPNDAARLQRQREEALAAMAKAEEDWLEASAELEGLEA; from the coding sequence ATGATCGTGCTCGACGACATTTCCCTGCGCATCGCAGGCCGCCTGCTGCTGGACCATGCCTCGGTTGCCTTGCCCGAGAACGCCCATGTGGGCGTGGTGGGGCGCAACGGCGCCGGCAAGACCACGCTGTTCAAGGCGCTGATGGGCGAGCTCGAGCTCGAAAGCGGCGCCGTGCGCCTGCCGAACCGCACCCGCATCGGCCGGGTGGCGCAGGAGGCCCCCGCCGGGCCGGATAGCCTGCTGGAGCGCGTGCTCGCCGCCGACACCGAGCGGGCGGCTCTGCTCAAGGAAAAGGAAACCGCCACCGATCCCCACCGCATCGCGGAGATCGAGATCCGGCTGGTGGACATCGACGCTCATTCCGCCCCCGCCCGGGCGGCGCGCATTCTCTCGGGCCTCGGCTTCGATGAGGCGGCGCAGGCGCGCGCCTGCTCGGAATTCTCCGGCGGCTGGCGCATGCGCGTGGCGCTCGCGGCCCTGCTCTTCACCGAGCCGGACCTGCTGCTGCTCGACGAGCCCACCAACTATCTCGACCTTGAAGGCACGCTCTGGCTTCAGGATTATCTCGCGCATTATCCGCGCACGGTCATCCTCATCAGCCATGACCGCGACCTGCTCGACACGTCGGTGGACCACATCCTCCACGTCTTCAACAACAAGCTGACGCTCTATCGCGGCGGCTACAGCCAGTTCGACCGCCAGCGGCGCGAGCGCCTGCTGCAGGACCAGAAGGCGCGCAAGAAGCAGGAAGCCCAGCGCGCCCACATGGAAGCCTTCGTCGCCCGCTTCCGCGCCAAGGCCACCAAGGCCAAGCAGGCGCAATCGCGCCTCAAGGCGCTGGCCCGTATGGAGCCGCTGGCGGACGAGATTTCCGAGGCACCGGCCCACATCTCCATCCGCCATCCGGAAAAGCTGCTCTCCCCGCCCATCGTCGTCTTCAACGACGTGAACGTGGGCTATGAGCCGGACAAGCCCATCCTCAAGAAGCTCAATCTGCGCATCGACGAGGACGACCGCATCGCCCTCCTCGGGCCGAACGGCAACGGCAAGTCCACCTTCGCCAAGCTGCTGGCCGACCGGCTCGCGCCCCAGAAGGGCAGCGTGGTGCGGGCGGACAAGCTGGAAATCGCCTATCTCGCCCAGCACCAGATCGACGAACTGCGCCCCGGCGACAGCCCGGTAGAGCACGTGCGCCGCCTGATGCCCGATGCGCCGGAAGCCCGCGTGCGCGCCCGCGCCGCCGAGATGGGCTTCTCCTCCGCCGCCGGCGACACGAAAGTCTCTCAGCTCTCCGGCGGCGAGAAGGCCCGCCTGCTGCTGGGCCTTGCCGCCTTCCACGGGCCGCATCTGCTCATCCTCGACGAGCCGACCAACCATCTGGACATCGAGGCGCGCGCGGCCCTCATCACCGCCATCAACGATTTTCCCGGCGCCATCGTCCTCGTCTCGCACGACCGGCACCTGCTGGAAGCTTGCGCCGAGCGGCTGTGGGTGGTGGGCAATGGCACGGTGAAGCCCTATGAGGGCGACCTCGACCAGTATCGCTCCGAGGTGCTGAGCCGCACGGGCCGCATGACCGGCGACGGGCGCAAGGACAAGGCGTCGGATGTCTCCGATGAGATCCCGTCGGAGAGTGACGCGGCCGCCGCTCTGCGCCGGCGGGTGCGCGACATGGAAGCGCTGATGGCCAAGTGCGAGAAGGACATCGCCACCATCGACAAGCGCCTCGCCGACCCGAAGATCGAAAAATTCCCCAACGACGCCGCCCGCCTGCAACGCCAGCGCGAAGAGGCCCTCGCCGCCATGGCGAAGGCCGAGGAAGACTGGCTGGAAGCCAGCGCGGAACTGGAGGGGCTGGAGGCGTAA
- a CDS encoding alpha-amylase family glycosyl hydrolase, with translation MREGQAERDAAPLWWQSGVIYQVYPRSFQDSDGDGIGDLEGIRRRLDHLVDLGVDALWISPIYPSPMADFGYDVADYTGIHPLFGTMEDFDRLVADAHRLGLRVILDLVPNHTSDEHPWFREARSSRTSPKRDWYIWRDPAPDGGPPNNWLSEFGGSAWAFDPATGRYYYHAFLDRQPDLNWRNPQVAEAIHAVMRFWLDRGVDGFRVDVIWHLMKDAAFRDNPPDEDWREGMNPYRRLKPVHTTDLEEVHGVIAGLRQVMDAYDDRVLIGEIYLPVERLAAYYGANLDGAHLPFNFALLEAEWNARALADLIARYEGSLPEGGWPNWVLGNHDRPRVATRLGPDQARVAAMLLLTLRGTPTLYYGDEIGMTNVSIPPERVQDPWEKNVPGLGLGRDGVRTPMQWDGSPHAGFSDVEPWLPVDEAFSEVNVAQQRAEPHSMLELHRELLRLRRAHAALSIGAYVPVAASGDLLLYGREHAGECFLVALNVGDDPAIASIGAEFLGHVAVSTLGDRTDDRVAGEVALRPNEGIVVLLDKHDSVSHAR, from the coding sequence GTGAGGGAAGGGCAAGCGGAACGGGACGCGGCGCCGCTGTGGTGGCAGAGCGGCGTGATCTACCAGGTCTATCCGCGCAGCTTTCAGGACAGCGATGGCGACGGCATCGGCGATCTCGAAGGCATCCGCCGGCGGCTCGACCATCTCGTGGACCTCGGCGTGGACGCGCTCTGGATCTCCCCCATCTATCCCTCGCCCATGGCAGACTTCGGCTATGACGTGGCGGATTATACCGGCATCCATCCTCTCTTCGGAACGATGGAGGATTTCGACCGGCTGGTGGCCGATGCCCACCGGCTGGGCCTCAGGGTCATCCTCGACCTCGTGCCCAACCACACGTCGGACGAACATCCCTGGTTCCGAGAGGCGCGCTCGTCCCGCACGAGCCCGAAGCGGGACTGGTACATCTGGCGCGATCCCGCGCCGGATGGCGGGCCGCCGAACAACTGGCTTTCGGAATTCGGCGGCAGCGCCTGGGCCTTCGATCCGGCGACGGGGCGATATTATTACCACGCCTTCCTTGACCGGCAGCCGGACCTCAACTGGCGCAATCCGCAGGTGGCCGAGGCTATCCACGCGGTCATGCGCTTCTGGCTTGATCGCGGCGTGGACGGCTTTCGCGTGGATGTGATCTGGCACCTCATGAAGGACGCCGCCTTCCGCGACAATCCGCCGGATGAGGACTGGCGCGAGGGCATGAACCCCTATCGGCGCCTCAAGCCCGTCCACACCACCGATCTTGAGGAGGTGCATGGCGTCATCGCTGGGCTGCGGCAGGTGATGGACGCTTATGATGACCGCGTGCTCATCGGCGAGATCTACCTGCCCGTGGAGCGGCTCGCCGCTTATTACGGGGCGAACCTCGACGGCGCGCATCTGCCGTTTAATTTCGCCCTGCTGGAAGCCGAGTGGAACGCGCGAGCGCTCGCGGATCTCATCGCCCGTTATGAAGGTTCCCTGCCCGAAGGCGGCTGGCCCAACTGGGTGCTGGGCAATCACGACCGCCCGCGCGTGGCCACCCGCCTCGGCCCCGATCAGGCGCGGGTGGCGGCCATGCTGCTCCTCACCCTGCGCGGAACGCCGACGCTCTATTATGGCGACGAGATCGGCATGACCAATGTGTCCATCCCGCCCGAACGGGTGCAGGACCCCTGGGAGAAGAACGTGCCCGGCCTCGGCCTCGGCCGCGACGGTGTCCGCACGCCCATGCAGTGGGATGGCTCGCCGCATGCGGGCTTCTCGGATGTGGAGCCCTGGTTGCCGGTTGATGAAGCCTTCTCTGAGGTGAACGTAGCCCAGCAGCGCGCGGAACCACACTCCATGCTCGAGCTTCATCGCGAACTGCTACGCCTGCGGCGAGCGCATGCCGCCTTGTCGATTGGAGCCTACGTGCCAGTGGCGGCGAGCGGCGACTTGCTGCTCTATGGCCGAGAGCACGCCGGAGAATGCTTCCTGGTTGCCCTGAACGTGGGCGATGACCCGGCAATTGCTTCCATCGGCGCCGAGTTTCTGGGGCATGTAGCGGTATCTACGCTCGGGGACCGGACCGATGACCGAGTGGCTGGGGAGGTCGCGCTGCGTCCGAATGAGGGTATTGTCGTGTTGCTCGATAAGCATGATTCAGTATCGCACGCCAGATAA
- the treS gene encoding maltose alpha-D-glucosyltransferase, producing the protein MDAAARPDMDPLWYKDAVIYQLHVKSFFDSNNDGIGDFPGLLAKLDYIAELGADTIWLLPFYPSPRRDDGYDISLYEGVSPDYGTMEDARRFIEAAHARGLRVITELVINHTSDQHPWFQRARQAPKGSPERNFYVWADDDQGYCGTRIIFLDTEKSNWTYDPVAGQYFWHRFYSHQPDLNFDNPEVLERVLSVMRFWLDIGVDGLRLDAVPYLIEREGTSNENLPETHEILRKIRTHLDANYQGRMLLAEANMWPEDTQQYFGLNADECHMAFHFPLMPRMYMAIAKEDRFPITDILRQTPEIPETCQWAIFLRNHDELTLEMVTDSERDYLWSVYAADRRARLNLGIRRRLAPLLARDRRRIELMNGLLLTMPGTPVIYYGDEIGMGDNIHLGDRDGVRTPMQWSPDRNGGFSRADPEQLVLPPIQDPLYGYNALNVEAQTRDPHSLLNWMRQMLAIRRRSRAFGRGSFRLLYPGNRKILAYLREYEGETILCVANLSHTLQAVELDLQEFEHRVPVSMAGGTPFPPVGRLPYLLTIPPYGMYAFQLSKDVAEPSWHTIPPEQLPEFTTLVVKEGLSDALAGRNLAVIERDALPAYLDRRRWFGGRNETITGARLALTAALPGKENDFQFADIVVEHGGSIEHYALPLTIVWEDQNPPALVAQLALTRVRKGRRVGYLTDALTSDALPHALGRALRRKAVMPLPDGGELRFVPTRALGEIDIPPDAPIERSAAERANSTITIGTSAVIKVVRRTVYGGHPESEVARYLTERGYANTPPLLGELLRVSPQGETALLGLMMGFVAHQGDGWSWTLDQLRRALDETTATPQDRDARFEEHVSSLTPFLRAIGRRLAEFHALLATESVYEAFLPATAGEAETAAWAEAGCREMGEALDALAGLPAGADRETQDLAATILAVREPLMAAIRRLSASADGALLIRTHGDFHLGHVLAVAGDAYIVAFEAEPSRPLAERRAKSSPWRDVADLLHSLDFAASTLASASYENTGVGDGGERLGLIRRVRARAERAFLNGYFEAAPPAVTRDRALLDLFLLSEVARDIRREAAERPSWLAGPVRRLHALAVRLAGCEDVDTEAPVAGQPA; encoded by the coding sequence ATGGATGCTGCCGCGCGCCCTGACATGGACCCGCTCTGGTACAAGGATGCGGTCATCTACCAGCTCCATGTGAAGTCGTTCTTCGATTCCAACAATGACGGAATCGGCGACTTCCCCGGCCTCCTCGCCAAGCTGGACTACATCGCCGAACTCGGCGCCGACACAATCTGGCTCCTGCCCTTCTATCCCTCGCCCCGGCGGGACGACGGCTACGACATCTCCCTCTACGAAGGCGTGTCGCCCGACTATGGCACCATGGAGGACGCCCGGCGCTTCATCGAAGCCGCCCATGCCCGCGGCCTTCGCGTCATCACCGAACTCGTCATCAATCATACGTCGGACCAGCATCCCTGGTTCCAGCGCGCCCGCCAGGCCCCGAAGGGCTCGCCCGAGCGGAACTTCTACGTCTGGGCCGATGACGACCAGGGCTATTGCGGCACGCGCATCATCTTCCTCGATACGGAGAAGTCCAACTGGACCTATGATCCGGTCGCGGGCCAGTATTTCTGGCACCGTTTCTATTCCCACCAGCCGGACCTCAACTTCGACAATCCGGAGGTGCTGGAGCGCGTGCTCTCGGTCATGCGCTTCTGGCTGGATATCGGCGTCGATGGCCTGCGGCTCGATGCGGTGCCCTATCTGATCGAGCGCGAAGGCACCTCCAACGAGAACCTGCCCGAGACCCACGAGATCCTGCGCAAGATCCGCACCCATCTCGATGCCAATTATCAGGGCCGCATGCTGCTGGCCGAGGCCAACATGTGGCCGGAGGACACGCAGCAATACTTCGGGCTGAATGCGGACGAATGCCACATGGCGTTCCACTTCCCGCTGATGCCGCGCATGTACATGGCCATCGCCAAGGAAGACCGCTTCCCCATCACCGACATCCTGCGCCAGACGCCGGAAATCCCCGAGACCTGCCAGTGGGCCATCTTCCTGCGCAACCATGATGAGCTGACGCTCGAAATGGTGACGGATTCCGAGCGCGACTATCTCTGGAGCGTCTATGCGGCGGACCGGAGGGCGCGGCTCAATCTCGGCATCCGCCGCCGCCTCGCCCCTCTGCTGGCGCGCGACCGCCGTCGCATCGAATTGATGAACGGCCTCCTCCTCACCATGCCCGGCACGCCCGTCATCTATTATGGCGACGAGATCGGCATGGGGGACAACATCCATCTGGGCGATCGCGACGGCGTGCGCACCCCCATGCAATGGTCGCCGGACCGCAATGGCGGTTTCTCCCGCGCCGACCCCGAGCAACTGGTCCTGCCGCCCATTCAGGATCCGCTCTATGGCTACAATGCCCTGAATGTGGAGGCGCAGACCCGCGACCCGCATTCGCTGCTGAACTGGATGCGCCAGATGCTGGCGATCCGCCGCCGCTCGCGGGCCTTCGGGCGCGGCAGCTTCCGCCTGCTTTATCCCGGCAACCGCAAGATCCTCGCCTATCTACGCGAATATGAGGGCGAGACCATCCTGTGTGTCGCCAACCTCTCCCACACGCTGCAGGCAGTGGAGCTGGACCTTCAGGAATTCGAGCATCGCGTGCCCGTCTCCATGGCGGGCGGAACGCCCTTCCCGCCGGTCGGGCGGCTGCCGTATCTGCTGACCATTCCGCCGTACGGCATGTACGCCTTCCAACTCTCCAAGGACGTGGCGGAGCCATCCTGGCACACCATCCCGCCGGAACAGCTGCCGGAATTCACGACGCTGGTGGTGAAGGAAGGACTGTCGGACGCGCTCGCGGGCCGGAACCTTGCCGTCATCGAGCGCGACGCGCTGCCCGCCTATCTTGACCGGCGCCGCTGGTTCGGCGGACGCAACGAGACCATCACGGGCGCGCGCCTTGCCCTCACCGCGGCGTTGCCGGGCAAGGAGAACGATTTCCAGTTCGCGGACATCGTGGTCGAGCATGGCGGGTCCATCGAGCATTACGCTTTGCCGCTCACCATCGTCTGGGAGGACCAGAACCCGCCTGCCCTTGTTGCCCAGCTGGCCCTGACGCGCGTGCGCAAGGGGCGGCGCGTGGGCTATCTCACCGATGCGCTCACCTCGGACGCTCTGCCCCATGCGCTCGGCCGGGCCCTGCGGCGCAAGGCGGTGATGCCGCTGCCCGACGGCGGCGAACTGCGCTTCGTGCCCACGCGGGCGCTGGGCGAGATCGACATCCCGCCGGACGCGCCCATCGAGCGCAGCGCCGCCGAACGGGCGAATTCCACCATCACCATCGGCACCTCCGCGGTCATCAAGGTCGTCCGCCGCACGGTCTATGGCGGGCATCCCGAGAGCGAGGTGGCCCGCTATCTCACCGAGCGCGGCTATGCCAATACCCCGCCCCTGCTGGGTGAATTGCTGCGGGTCTCGCCGCAGGGCGAAACCGCCCTCCTCGGTCTGATGATGGGTTTCGTCGCCCATCAGGGCGACGGCTGGTCTTGGACGCTCGACCAGTTGCGCCGGGCGCTCGACGAGACCACCGCCACGCCGCAGGACCGGGACGCGCGCTTCGAAGAGCATGTGTCGAGCCTCACGCCCTTCCTGCGCGCCATCGGCCGGCGCCTCGCGGAATTCCACGCCCTGCTCGCCACCGAGAGCGTGTATGAGGCCTTCCTGCCCGCAACCGCCGGGGAAGCGGAGACCGCCGCCTGGGCGGAAGCCGGCTGCCGCGAGATGGGCGAGGCGCTCGATGCCCTGGCCGGGCTACCGGCAGGAGCGGACCGGGAAACACAGGATCTCGCGGCCACCATCCTGGCCGTCCGTGAGCCGCTGATGGCCGCCATCCGGCGCCTCTCGGCGTCGGCGGACGGGGCGCTCCTCATCCGCACCCATGGCGACTTCCACCTCGGCCACGTGCTGGCGGTGGCGGGCGATGCCTATATCGTCGCCTTCGAGGCGGAGCCCTCCCGCCCGCTCGCCGAGCGGCGGGCGAAGAGCAGCCCGTGGCGCGATGTCGCCGATCTCCTGCATTCGCTGGATTTCGCTGCCAGCACGCTGGCCTCCGCATCTTACGAGAATACGGGTGTAGGCGACGGGGGCGAGCGGCTCGGCCTGATCCGCCGGGTGCGCGCGCGGGCGGAACGCGCCTTCCTCAACGGTTATTTTGAAGCGGCTCCCCCCGCCGTGACGCGGGACCGGGCTCTGCTCGATCTCTTCCTGCTCTCGGAAGTGGCCCGCGACATCCGCCGGGAGGCGGCCGAACGGCCGTCCTGGCTCGCGGGTCCGGTCCGGCGCCTGCATGCGCTCGCCGTTCGCCTTGCCGGATGTGAGGACGTGGACACCGAAGCGCCCGTCGCCGGCCAGCCCGCATGA